GCCGACCGCCCGCCTGGACGATGGCGGCCAGCAGGTCGAATTCCCCGCGGGTCAGCCGCACCACCTCCCCATCCGGATCGGCGATTTCGCGGCGGGTGAGGTCGATGGTCCAGCCGCGAACATGGCGGATGTCTGCGCCGATCGTCTCGGGCACCATGCGCCGGCGCCTCAGGACCGCGCGGACCCGGGCGGTCAGCTCCCGCAGGCTGAAGGGGCGGACCAGGAAGTCGTCGGCGCCCATGTCGAGGCCGATCACCCGTTCCACCTCGTCATCACGCTTGCTGACGAACACGAGACCGGGCTGACCCTGCGCAAGAATCCGCCGGCCCAGCGCCAGGCCGTCGACGGTGCGACCATCGCAGTCAAGCACCACCAGATCCACCGGCCGTTCGGCAAGCTGATCACAACTTGCGCGATTGGCGATCAGGGCGGCAGATATTAATCCTGAAGTTTTAAGGTAGTCGGCAATGCGACGCGCCTCGCCGATGTCTTCCGACAGCACGGCAACGCGATCTCTAGGTTCAGACGGAAGTGCCGCCCCGTTATGCCGCAGAGTCACGCCTCTGCCCCCGATCCATCCCGCACGGCGGATAGTCCTCCGCCAGCCTCTACCCTTGGACTGCTTGTTATCTCGCCTTATATACCGGGGCGCCGAAGCTTGCATCCTGAAAAGGACGTCAGGCGGGTCAGACCACCACCGATGGCCTGACGAACGCAACGCTTCGCGCAACAGGCGCGACCTTCCGGCCACAGCCGGCATGGCATCGTACGTCAATGCGCATGATATCTTGCATGTCGCATAAACGGCCATTGACCCAGGCAGTGGTGGGATTTACCAAACAGGTCGATCATAGCGTTGAATGCGAAAGCGGGCGCGTGCGGGCCCCGCAACAAAGGGCCCATCGCGGCGGGAACATGGACAAGGGCACAGCCTCTCACGATCAGGTGACGGACGAATTGCGCAAGCGCATTGGCGACATCATCGACCATGCCTGGCGGGATGCGGAATTCCGCGCCCTGTGCAGGACGGATCCGCGTCAGGCCCTG
The window above is part of the Tistrella mobilis genome. Proteins encoded here:
- a CDS encoding response regulator transcription factor encodes the protein MLSEDIGEARRIADYLKTSGLISAALIANRASCDQLAERPVDLVVLDCDGRTVDGLALGRRILAQGQPGLVFVSKRDDEVERVIGLDMGADDFLVRPFSLRELTARVRAVLRRRRMVPETIGADIRHVRGWTIDLTRREIADPDGEVVRLTRGEFDLLAAIVQAGGRPVTREYLLEVVSKRADAVSDRTVVTLISRLRRKLDRGAGDLDLIRTEPGVGYRITAD
- a CDS encoding NHLP leader peptide family RiPP precursor; protein product: MSHKRPLTQAVVGFTKQVDHSVECESGRVRAPQQRAHRGGNMDKGTASHDQVTDELRKRIGDIIDHAWRDAEFRALCRTDPRQALAAHGIDLPADVSLVVVENTPDRVHLVIPPVTQDTDGGDLADDALDAVAGGVGGPVVAPVGDDMLLVFGSDGVTFTLGGR